From a single Candoia aspera isolate rCanAsp1 chromosome 2, rCanAsp1.hap2, whole genome shotgun sequence genomic region:
- the ARF3 gene encoding ADP-ribosylation factor 3: protein MGNIFGNLLKSLIGKKEMRILMVGLDAAGKTTILYKLKLGEIVTTIPTIGFNVETVEYKNISFTVWDVGGQDKIRPLWRHYFQNTQGLIFVVDSNDRERVNEAREELMRMLAEDELRDAVLLVFANKQDLPNAMNAAEITDKLGLHSLRHRNWYIQATCATSGDGLYEGLDWLANQLKNKK, encoded by the exons ATGGGGAACATATTTGGCAACTTGCTGAAGAGCCTGATTGGCAAAAAAGAGATGCGAATCCTTATGGTGGGTCTTGATGCTGCTGGGAAAACCACCATCCTCTACAAACTCAAACTGGGAGAGATCGTCACCACTATCCCTACTATTG GGTTCAACGTTGAGACGGTTGAGTACAAGAACATCAGCTTCACTGTATGGGACGTCGGTGGCCAGGACAAGATACGGCCCCTCTGGCGACACTACTTTCAGAATACCCAGG GTCTGATCTTTGTAGTGGACAGCAATGATCGGGAACGAGTAAATGAGGCACGTGAGGAACTGATGAGAATGCTGGCAGAGGATGAGCTGCGAGATGCCGTTCTCCTTGTCTTTGCTAACAAGCAG GACCTTCCCAATGCCATGAACGCAGCAGAAATCACGGACAAGCTGGGCCTGCATTCACTGCGCCATCGCAACTGGTACATCCAGGCCACCTGCGCCACCAGTGGAGATGGCCTCTACGAAGGCTTAGATTGGCTGGCCAACCAGCTGAAGAACAAGAAATGA
- the FKBP11 gene encoding peptidyl-prolyl cis-trans isomerase FKBP11: MLLRPRASLPVFLLLLLGCGTRGREQQEEEEEQASKTETPLQALQIETLVASPEGCTERSATGDTLEIHYTGTLEDGRIIDTSLSRDPLQVELGKRQVIPGLEQSLLDMCVGEKRRVIIPPHLAYGKRGSPPAIPADAVLQFEVELIRLSRASYWQKMFNNILPLLCTGLVPALLGLIGYHLYKKAQTPRIPKKKLKEEKKNKAKKK, translated from the exons ATGTTACTTCGGCCCCGCGCCAGCCTCCCCgttttcctcctcctgctcctcggCTGTGGGACGAGAGGCCgggagcagcaggaggaggaggaggagcaggcgAGCAAAACCGAAACTCCGCTCCAGGCGCTGCAGATTGAAACCCTG GTGGCGTCCCCTGAAGGCTGTACGGAGCGCTCGGCGACGGGCGACACTTTGGAAATCCACTACACA GGTACTCTTGAAGATGGCCGCATTATTGATACCTCACTCTCCCGTGACCCATTGCAAGTGGAGTTGGGTAAAAGACAAGTCATTCCAG GTTTAGAACAGAGTCTACTGGATATGTGTGTTGG GGAGAAACGAAGAGTCATTATTCCACCTCACCTGGCATATGGCAAGCGAGGGTCACCACCAGCTATACCAG ctgatGCAGTTCTACAATTTGAGGTGGAGTTAATCCGGCTCTCCAGAGCTAGTTACTGGCAGAAGATGTTCAACAATATACTCCCCTTATTGTGCACTGGGCTCGTCCCAGCACTGCTGGGACTGATTGGCTACCACCTCTACAAGAAGGCCCAGACGCCCCGAATACCCAAGAAGAAACtcaaggaggagaagaaaaacaagGCCAAGAAGAAATAA